A genomic window from Periophthalmus magnuspinnatus isolate fPerMag1 chromosome 16, fPerMag1.2.pri, whole genome shotgun sequence includes:
- the LOC117384198 gene encoding elongation of very long chain fatty acids protein 4-like has protein sequence MEIVTHLINDTIEFYKWTLTIADKRVEKWPLMDNPLPTLAISISYLLFLWLGPKYMKNREPFQLRKTLIVYNFSMVFLNFFIFKELFMAARAAGYSYICQSVNYSDDPNEVRVAAALWWYFVSKGIEYLDTVFFILRKKFNQVTFLHVYHHCTMFTLWWIGIKWVAGGV, from the exons ATGGAGATTGTAACACATTTAATCAATGACACAATAGAGTTCTACAAATGGACATTGACCATTGCAG ACAAGCGTGTGGAGAAATGGCCTTTGATGGACAACCCCCTGCCCACACTGGCCATCAGCATCTCCTACCTGCTTTTCCTGTGGCTCGGgccaaaatacatgaaaaacagagagCCTTTCCAGCTCCGTAAAACCCTAATCGTCTACAACTTCAGTATGGTCTTCCTCAACTTTTTCATCTTCAAAGAG TTGTTTATGGCAGCACGGGCCGCAGGATACAGTTATATCTGTCAGTCAGTCAATTACTCAGATGATCCTAATGAAGTCAGG GTGGCAGCAGCCTTGTGGTGGTACTTTGTCTCTAAAGGCATTGAATACCTGGACACAGTGTTTTTCATTCTGAGAAAAAAGTTCAACCAAGTGACCTTCTTGCATGTGTATCATCACTGCACCATGTTCACTCTGTGGTGGATCGGCATCAAATGGGTGGCCGGAGGAGTGTGA
- the rspo3 gene encoding R-spondin-3, with product MQLQLITFVLITLYCMDYTGGQHSSSRHRHHKQISSGGLGCQQGGCLTCSDYNGCLSCKPRFFMHLERIGMKQIGVCMTSCPPGFYDIRSPERNTCTKCRSECDSCFNKNFCTRCRPGYYLHLGKCLESCPDGLMRSDIQRECVHRCPAECEACVNSELCTRCRPGLYQLQGRCHHVCPEDYEPNDRLMECSPQVHCEVGEWSEWSPCSRSGRTCGFKRGQETRTRLVLQYPSPFGRPCPEISEIKECLVKRRKCPG from the exons ATGCAATTACAACTGATCACCTTTGTTTTGATCACATTGTACTGTATGGATTACACTGGCGGTCAGCACAGCAGCTCCAGGCACCGGCACCACAAAC AGATTTCTAGCGGGGGCTTAGGGTGCCAGCAAGGCGGCTGTCTGACCTGCTCCGACTACAATGGCTGCCTCTCGTGTAAGCCGCGATTCTTCATGCACTTGGAGAGGATTGGGATGAAGCAGATCGGAGTGTGCATGACATCATGTCCTCCAGGATTTTATGATATTCGCTCACCGGAGAGAAACACTTGCACGA AGTGCAGGTCCGAGTGTGACTCCTGCTTTAACAAGAACTTCTGCACACGCTGCCGGCCAGGCTACTACCTCCACCTGGGCAAGTGTCTGGAGAGCTGTCCCGATGGGCTGATGCGTAGCGATATCCAACGCGAGTGTGTGCACA GGTGTCCTGCAGAGTGTGAGGCCTGTGTGAACAGTGAGCTGTGCACACGCTGCAGACCAGGGCTCTATCAGCTCCAGGGGAGGTGCCACCATGTCTGTCCTGAGGACTACGAGCCCAATGACAGACTCATGGAGTGCTCCCCACAAG TGCACTGTGAGGTGGGTGAGTGGAGTGAGTGGAGCCCCTGCTCTCGCTCTGGGAGAACCTGTGGCTTCAAGAGGGGTCAGGAGACACGCACCAGGCTGGTCCTGCAGTATCCATCACCCTTTGGACGGCCCTGCCCAGAGATCTCTGAGATCAAGGAGTGCCTGGTCAAAAGGAGAAAGTGCCCAGGTTAG